Proteins encoded by one window of Glycine soja cultivar W05 chromosome 15, ASM419377v2, whole genome shotgun sequence:
- the LOC114386907 gene encoding uncharacterized protein LOC114386907: protein MKMSVIRVSPCLPGVYASPITSSQLRRRDFNSRPRSLPMMGFDPLSVASLSLRAEPSPRLQCQPALKSRRPLLVCFAASGQGMMENNREAMGQWKGQSIEDILRQQMEKGGSGGKPPGGRGGGGGSDSSSGGSDGMSNETLQVVLASVSFILMYIFVINGLELLKLFKDCIKFVSGRGQSVRLKRAVYKWVRIFKNIIEKMEAARNGLEKASTCLLDRDFFRGVFQCNMKSNPE, encoded by the exons ATGAAAATGAGCGTTATCCGAGTTTCTCCATGTCTTCCTGGGGTTTATGCCTCCCCAATTACATCGTCTCAGTTACGCCGCCGCGATTTTAACTCAAGACCGCGTTCATTGCCGATGATGGGGTTTGACCCTCTCTCTGTGGCTTCCCTGAGCCTCAGAGCCGAACCTTCGCCTCGCTTGCAATGCCAGCCTGCCCTTAAATCACGGCGACCTCTCCTCGTTTGTTTTGCCGCCAGTGGACAAGGAATGATGGAAAATAACAGG GAAGCTATGGGACAATGGAAGGGACAGTCAATAGAGGATATATTGCGACAGCAAATGGAAAAGGGCGGGAGTGGGGGCAAGCCTCCGGGAGGacgaggtggtggtggtggtagtgaCAGCAGCTCTGGTGGATCAGATGGGATGTCAAATGAAACTCTTCAAGTTGTTTTAGCATCAGTTTCCTTTATATTAATG tatatttttgttatcaaTGGCTTAGAACTTCTAAAGCTATTTAAGGACTGCATCAAGTTTGTGTCTGGTAGAGGCCAGAGTGTTCGATTGAAGCGAGCAGTATACAAATGGGTACGAATTTTCAAGAATATCATTGAGAAGATGGAAGCTGCCAGGAATGGGTTGGAGAAAGCCTCCACTTGTTTGTTGGACCGTGATTTCTTTCGAGGTGTCTTTCAGTGTAACATGAAATCAAATCCAGAATAG